One part of the Candidatus Anstonellales archaeon genome encodes these proteins:
- a CDS encoding metalloregulator ArsR/SmtB family transcription factor: MNLRGEANYALFFESLANKLRINIILCLQQKPMTVGEIAETLKEEQSKISHAMEALRDCRIVSLTKVGRRRPYKLNSSFIKPLLSLVDMHVRKHCASCQRQKSKNKKNSASSTQIKES; this comes from the coding sequence ATGAATCTTCGTGGCGAAGCGAACTATGCTCTTTTTTTTGAATCATTAGCCAATAAGCTAAGGATCAACATAATCCTCTGCCTTCAACAAAAGCCAATGACTGTTGGAGAAATTGCAGAGACCCTTAAGGAAGAACAAAGCAAAATATCCCATGCGATGGAAGCCTTGCGCGACTGTCGCATCGTTTCACTGACAAAAGTCGGAAGAAGGCGACCTTATAAACTCAACAGCTCATTTATAAAACCCCTACTTAGTCTTGTAGACATGCACGTTCGCAAGCATTGCGCATCTTGTCAAAGACAAAAATCTAAAAATAAGAAAAACAGTGCTTCTTCTACTCAGATTAAAGAGTCTTAA